tcctgtcttccaacagtgcccattgccaggtgccccagagggaatgaacagaacagaggatcatccagtgatccatcccctgtcacccattcccagcttctggcaaacagaggctagagccaccatccctgcccatcctggctaatagccatggagaggcctgtcctccatgaacttatctagttctttttgaaccttgttatagttttggccttcacaagtTAATATCCCAAATTAATTTGGGATTTTAGGTCCCAGCTGGTACCACCTTACAAGAGGCTGGTTGTTGGGGGGTAGGCTCTCAGCACTACCTGGAAATTAGGGCCTTTTAAAATATTCTCAAGTAAGGCCTCCAAAAACTGAAGGGGACACATTCACCTGTCACTAGAGCAGATTCAGAATCAGAATTTCCATCCCGCAGGAAATTCTGACATGCTGACTTCTGGTTCTGTCTTGAAACAGGACAAAGTAAATCAACATATTGTTTTGAATGGAACAGaaagtttaaataaataactaaatgtttcatttctggtTAGTTTGACAATTCGCGTGCCTCATGCCTCTGTTCTCCACTACGCCTtgggctccccagctggactacatctcccacaatgcaccagaCTGGCTCAGCAGGGACCCAGGTGCATTATGGGAGGGGTAATGCAGCTGGAGGGCCCAGCTCATAGGAGCAAATGAGGGCATGAGACAtccaaactacatctcccatgaggcactgcagcagctcggGAGAACAGAGATTAATATTTTGTTTAGATATTCCCCAAGTGGGAAATGATTTACATCGCTGTAGTGCCTCAGAGTCTCAGTCATGCTCCAGGGCCCCAcggtgctaggagctgtacattatttattaggtaTATCACGGTAATACCCAGGAGCCTCAATCATGCCCCAGGTCTCCATTGTGCCAGGAGCtctacagacacagaacaaaaagagggtCGCTGCCCAAAGAGCTCATAACCCAAGTATTATACACTGTACTCAGCAGATGTGACagacacagtcacacacacagggacACAGATCTGCTGAGTGAGACGTGGTCACTTCCACAGTGAGTTCAGTTCTGCTGCGAAGAGAACCGAAGGCCCAAGAGCAGATGGGCCAGAAGGTCCCACACTTCTAATTTGCACTCCAGCTTTGTCTGCATGGCCGTAGCCTCTAGatgtcccagtgccccaggctaggcactgtacatatttttttcacacaacgcacagtcaacctgtggaactccttgccagaggatgttgtgaaggccaagactataacagggttcaaaaaagaactagataagttcatggagcacaggtccctcagtggctattagccaggatgggcagggatggtgtctctagcctctgtttgccagaagctgggaatgggcgacaggggatggatcacttgatggttgtCTTGtgctgtttattccctctggggcacctggtacttgccactgtcggtagacagatactgggctagatggacccttggtcttacccagtgtggccgttcttatgttctagaaACAGACGGCTCCTGCCCTGAAGCGATTAGTCTCAGATGACACACAGCATGTGGATACAAACAGGGGAAGCAGAAGGAAACAATTAGATTCTGCTGATCAACATGATAAGGTGCAGTCACAGCATCTTGCTTTTCACTCTGTTCTGGGCCCTCAGGAGCTCTCCTGCTGCAGGACAATTTCACTCTGCATTTTGGCCAAGACTTCACAAAGTAACTGGTGATTTCCCCATCCCCGCCCAATCTGAGACCACTTAAAGGAGCCCTGATTTGGGGAAATcactgagcacctgccctctagAACCCTTGTGGTGTCCCAAGTTGGTTACCCAAAGCAGCCGCCTCTTTGTCCACCATGCAAACTAACTGCCAGCCCAGTTCACAGAATTCAcgctgcagggaatggggcatttCCGTCTGGCTTTCTGCGACGCACGTCTGGAAAGGGAGTCAATTACAGCATTGGAAAatcaggctgtggggtgggagcgAGGGAAGGGAGAGTCGGAGACACAAATGGGAGGTAGGCACCCAACTCCCCAGGAGTTTCCATGGGCGTTAGGAGCCTGACTGCCCTGGTtgactttgaaaatcttgccGAAGCTGGTAGAGAGAGAATGAAGCGATACAGGAAATGGAGGCGAGAAACGTTTATTAGATGAAATCTAACAGGACACGAAGCATCCGAGGCAGGTCACTACTGAGTCCGAAGCAGGACAGAGACACAGGATGTGGTGTTGCCGGCGTCATTATCCATATTACAGTAACACCCGGAGGCTCCAGCTGAGACCGCACTGTTCACAAAGGGCAGATGATAATCTCCCTGTTAAAGAGGGAACCAAGGCCCAAAGAGATGCACGGACTTGGGTCGCAGCCCAGTGCATTAACCCTGAACGCAGCCTGCTCCTCCTCCGTTAGCCCTGCTGCTAGGTCGTGACGGTAGAAAGTCAGACTTGGCCCAAATTGCATTCAAAACACCGCCAACGTCCTTTTGCGACGACCCACGTCTGCAGGTCAGCGGGAACCTCGCTCCACTTAGTCACCGTACGATCCAGGGCCTGCACAGGGTGAAGCCAGAAATAGCCCCAGGCCCTTCCCCAGAGTCACCTTCTGTAACGGCTGACCCTGCCCGGGGACATTAGGATacagcaggggcaggcaacctatggcacgggtgccgaaggcagcacgcgagctgattttcagtggcactcacactgctcgggtcctggccactggtccggagggctctgcattttaatttaattttaaatgaagcttcttaaacattttaaaaaccttatttactttacatacaacaatagtttagttatatattatagacttatagaaagagaccttctaaaaatgttaaaaggtcTGACTGgcattaaattagagtgaataaataaagactcagcacactgaaaggttgccgacccctgggataCAGCATCAATACAGTCAGTGCCTGCTGCACtggggcccccagccctgcttgcaTTGCAGAGGCATGTTCAAACCATGGACAGCAATAACCCCCCACTGGCTGCTGGGTTATTCATATTAAATACCGGGCCCCGTTGGGCTGGGCGAGGCACAAAGACGTCAGTgatccctgccccacacagctcaTCGGCTTAGCTAGAATTCTACTTGCATACAAACTATGCAGGGAATACAGCCAAGCTCTCCAGGTCCTGGCTCAGATGGGAGCGTAGGGGGCCGTGTCTTGCAGAGACCAGCAAAGCGGGAACGGTGCAGGGGTAAGATGCTGTCCGATAACCATCATACGTGCACATGGCTGGCTGGAGTTTAGCACAGACCTGCTCCAGCACTGCGGCTCTGGGTGCACTGCTCTGATCACACACCCTGCATCCCCCCCTTTGCTGTTCTGTCACCCCCATATGAACATCCCAGTAGCTAGGACACACCCTAAGTACCTCCCACACTATTGAAGCATCTAACGGTCTTTATTGTATTTGccctctcacccccccaccccgaggcaggctagtgcttttatccccatgtcacagatggggaaactgaggccgagAGCAATGAAGGGTCACACAAGAAGTTCTTGGCAGAATAAGATTCAAACCCAGGCTACAGCCTGAAACACAATAtgaagctgccccctgcctgctTCCCATCCATCCTCTCTCAGACCCCACTGAAAGCACAGGCCGGAATTACTGTCACAGATGAAAGACAGTCCCCGGAGACTTTGAGCGATACCTTGGATCCCCGTCGCAGACGGGCGGCTGGCGGTTCCCATCTTGGGCCGGAGATTCAATACCGTGTAACCCTCTTCGTCCTGCATCCTCCAGAGTCGCCTTCGTCTCCCAGAAAATGGGAAGAGGGAAAATCAGAGAGAGACCCTGAGGGACAGGGGTGAGACTCGGCCCGTTCGGCTTGTGGGGCTCCAGTGTGCAGAGGAAATGGCCGCCTCCCCTGGCCACACGCTTTGAAACCACACAGGAAACGTAACAACTCGCACAGCAAGCTAGCGAGGGCACTAGCAAGGGGACAGAACATGGACCTTGTGTCCTATGCAAAAAGCAGCCTCAAACCTCTTCTGCTGCCTAAAGGCACCGATTCCTGGCTCATTCCCGCAACCAGCCCCTCGCCGCAGTGGGATGTGGCTGGTGTGAGGGTGAAGCACCAGGTCCTAAATCCAGGAGCCAGGCCCCTGGGTGCTTGGCAGGTGGGAGGACTCGGGCACTCTCTGGAGAACCTGGCTTGTGAGCTCCCTGTTCAAGGCTGATGGCCTAGCGACAGCTCGTGCAGCCCCAAATGAGCAGGCAGGGGATCTACACTAcagctctgctctcctgctgtCAAGGAGCCGAGCCCCAATTCACCCCACCATGAAGTGGGTGCGACAGGCACTGGGGGAGAAGGTCTCTTCCTCTCCAGCTTGCGGGGGAGTCCTGAAGGTCATCCCTCTGCAGGCTAGACAGCTGCCCCCCTAAGAGGCTGTTTGCTCATTGTTGGTCCCAGCGACTCCCTTGATTCTCACTcgtggctccaagtagctgctTGCGTTCACCTCAGTGCCATGGTTCAGGCCTTGCCTGGGAGGCTAAACCCAGCGAGAGGAGCGAGCACCAGCAACTGCCAGACAAGGGCACGCCTGTCCCTCCGAATGCCCATCAAGGAGCTGGGGACGAACCCATGGGGAATATTAGGCCATGGATGCCAAGTGAAGCTGGAAAAGACGGCACTGGGCCCCCTGAGCACGGTCGTGTTGATGAGAGGAATCAAAGTTTGGAGTCTTTTACCTCACCCCACCGGACAGGAAGCCGAGGGGCTGGAGCTAGTCAGTCACTAATCTCCGCAGCGCACAAGGGGACCAAAGGGGCTGTTCATGAGGCCTATTTCCTCACATCCTGCCTCGAACCAGAACGCTGCACTTTCTAGGTCAGGCTAAAATGTGGCAGCCCAAGCAGCCCGGCTCCCGCCTCAAACACTGACCCCTGAGCAAATGGAAACTGTCGTGGGTGAGAAATGGCTGATCTGAGAGGCTCACAAAAGCCATATGAAACACCAGTGCGCAGGCACAGTGGGGCTTGCTGGCCAGAGGCCACTTCCTGTGGGTCAGCATCACACGCCTGCCTTCGCAGAGGTGTGCAAAGCCGTTCTCTGATTGGCTAGACCTCTCCTTATTGTCTTTGAACCTATAGCACTTACTCCTGAAAGCACCAGATATTAGACCACATGGTTGTGATGACTCCTCGTCATGGTGCATTCACCAGGGAAATCCTCCTAGTGGAGCAGAGCCCACAGACGTGGCCAAAACTCCACcggaatattttttttatttaaaaaaaatgttttggacaAAAATGAGTTTTCCACTTTTGGAAACTGAACATTTTGcagtctccctcccaccccaacttcCTTTGCTTTTGCCACTGAAAaaggatggggtgaggggggggggagagagaacaaaAGGGAAAATCCAAACACATTTTGGTTTGGTCCTTTTAAGTTTCCGTGACGTTTACCATATTCCCACCAGCTGTGGGAAGACTGCTCCCCAGATGAGTTTGGCTCAGGTCTGTGGGCCACTAGGGGGCGACTGGAGAACCTCTGTACCGGTTGACTCCATGGAACATAGATCCTTGCTTTGGCGACTACtaaggctggggttggggtgggattTTGTGAAGCACAAAGCCCTGTTGAAAGGCAGGAAGACTAAGGCACCTAATACCCCCAGTTGGCCCAGTCATAGGTGGAAGAGCAGGAGGCCACCGCTGGGTTTAGATGAGAAGGAAAGAGGGTGAACTCCAGGTTATTGAGGGTGTGAAAAAGGAAACAACCGCCCCCCACAACCAGAACAGAgcagctggaacaatttgtacaatgaggggctaagagccattgaaccaaactgtaacctgcatatgatggaaaccacttcaagccaggcgCTGTGGCAGCtacttcaaaaaagaactagataagttcacggagaacaggtccatcaaggaatggtgtccctagcctctgtttgtcagaaggtggagatggatggcaggagagagatcacttgatgatcatcttttctgttcattccctctggggcacctggcactggccactgccggaagacaggatactgggctagatggacctttggtctgacttagtagggccgttcttatgccCCCCCAACATCCCAGGGTTGTGCAAAACTAGAAAACTGGCATAGTGGTTTCTCGACTGGTCGGTTTAACTCACTCTTAAATTTAAGAAGCTGGTAACTAATCCCAAATTCTGTCTTCACTCACCTCAACAAGACAAAGGCTGGTGTGTGTGCAAGCCTATGTGGGGTCTTGAATAAATACTGTTCTCCATTTTGATCTGAGCAGCTCACTGAAAATTGAGGGTGTAGCAGGCTGTCTCAGTTAGGAGACAGTGAGATTAGAAGCTGGTATTTATTTGAGGCaggtttgtttatttacaaagatcaTACAAAGGACCTGTTTCCTTCTACACAGAAGAAAACAGGTAAACAGAAAACAGCTTATTTTACTCACAGCACCAACAGCATATTTTtcagcctgcacctctgacccctaaGCCTCATCCCAGGCTCAGACACTGTTTTCTGCTGTTCCTTCCAGCTGTCTGTGTAGCTCGGTAGTTGTGTTCTGCACCCACCCATCCAAAAATTGGCAAAACCCTGCCACCCATTCAGTACAAAAGTCTCAGGCAGGCTCACATCCCCTCCCCAGACACAGGGTGCTTGCCATTACCTTATTCTGACAGTTGTGTTAATTGAAAGATGCATTCACACCCCATCAGTCTCAATGAGGTTTATGCAGCCGCCACCACCACCTCTCAGCATAACAATACTattcagcagcaaagaatcctgtggcaccttatagactaacagaagttttagagcatgaactttcgtgggtgaatacccactttgtcggatgcaagtacatccgacgaagtgggtattcacccacgaaagttcatgctctaaaacttctgttagtctataaggtgccacaggattctttgctgcttttagagatccagactaacacggctacccctctgatacttaatactaTACAGGCATCATTAATCTTAACACTACAATTCAGTTACCTTGCACTACAAGTCCAAATCCAATGTTGTAAATGAAGTATATTATAAATACAGTGCAAAAAAGCTGCCAGAAACATATGGCTCAGTAATAGCCTAGTTAAGTAAATCACAGTTtacaaagatttaaaaacaaacggAAGAGGAGTCCATGGCTCAGTGTTGACAGTTGTGACAAAGCAAGCCTGTCTGTGCTACACTCAGTGACAGTGTTTATGATGGGTATAAACAGATCGCATGTCTGGAGAGTTTGCACCTGCAGTGGTCGGTGCCTGGAATATTCTGGCTTTCCAGGAAAGTCTGGTGGTCACAGCAGACAGGGAGGACGAGAAGGCGTCTGTATGAAGGACGCTTCAAGTTCTACACGAGACTCGTGCATGACGAAGTGGGTTCCACCTCCACGAAAGCAGAAGCCCAAATAAAtgcgttagtctttaaggtgccgccggactcctcgttgtttttgctgaaacagactaacatggctaccgcaCTGAAACTAGAGACTAAGACGCCCCTGCTTTGCTACTTATTTGCAAGTTGCTACCAAGGTGTCTCCCCACAGGGGGTGTAACCATTCACTGTTAACATCCTCTTGCCGTCTGTGCCACTGTGTAACCTTCAGGCATGTTCTTTGCACTCATCCATTCACTGGACTCTGCTGCCTTCTGACTGTCCCTTTAGAGACACAGATAGCTCAGATGGGGCGCAGGGAGAACACACTGCATTCACTCAGTGCATCAGATCTCAGAGGCTAATGCCCAGTCCTTAACCAGTCCATTCATGGCTGCTGGATCAACCCTCGCTCGGCCCTTTGTACCTCGTGCCCTGCTTCCTTTCTGCAATTCCTGCCTTCGTTCTCCTGGCTTGCCAGCGTCACTCGCTTCATGCCAATCTCTCCTGGAAGCTCACTGCTGTGCAGCCCGCACTGGTAGGCACGCTCAAGCCCTTCAAATCCCGCATAAATAAAAATAACGCTCCCACGACAGAACCATCCTCCGGGCCACTCTGTGCACTTCGGGTTGATCTCAGGATTGTCAGCAGCacaagacaagactcgctttctGCATCAGCTAGTAATGTGCAGAGGTAGAAAATCAAATGATTGCACAGTTATCCAGAGCCACCTTTCAGCTTCCTGTTCTTCCCAAAACCAAATAGCTGAAGTTTCAAGGTCACAAGGGACATTATGACCATCTAGCCTGATCTTTTGCAGAACACAGGGCAGAGAagctcacccagtgattcctgcattgagcccagtaacttatGCTCTAGTTCATCCAGATCAATTGGAAAAAATACAATACATCTCCACCCAAAAGTGGAATGGCTGGTATGACCCATGGTGTTGTCTCAGGTCATTCTTGACCAGAGATTGCTGCCCTGCAAAACATTCTTAGTCTCCTTCAGCTGAGGGCCTAATGGCACAGCTACACTACAAACATAAGTCAACCTATGTCAGCCCCTGGCTGAAGAACAAGGCAGATCCCGTCAGTCAGCGTCTACAGCAGGCCAGAGCACAGGGTGCCTGGATGCTGCTTCTGGCCTAGTTAACGCTGTTGGCGGCTGTgatcaaacctgggacttctTGAGCTTGATGGGTGAACTAGAAGACACAGCGGCTCGTCAACTCTAGCTGGCCTAGCCACCACTTGGAGCGCAGGGCGCCACACCGAGCAGGCCAGGGTTACGGTGGCATCACAGAAACACCCCCACGACCCTCCttctgtgggcggggggggggtcatcCTCAACAGGAGCACTTCCCCCGACAGCGCGAGGGGCCGAGAGCCAGGCTCCCCACAGGGGTTCCTGCCCGGCTCTCGGCAGCCCAGCTAGGAGCAGGGAACCCCCCCACTTGCCTCCCTAGCTAGGTGTCAGGTACAAGGTTTGCAGCAGGGAGGGTACCAGCctctcttgtcaatttcacagctggggcagggagccatgaaattgacacgAATGCCGGCTAAAAGCTGACACATAACTTGGTGTCTACATAGGCACTGCATTGCTCTTAGTAATTCTCAACTTATTTATCACTGTGGGCCTGGACCCCAACCCCAGAGCTTGCAGGGCTGAGCGGCAGCCCCAGACCCTGACCCCCAGAGCTTGCAGGGCCGGGCAGCAGCCCCAGATCCCACTGCACCGGGCAGCCAGGAACCCTGACTCTGCCATGCGGGCcagcctttagcacacagctgatctgggctgcagctgtgtgctaactGGGTGACACGCGGCCCacgggttgagaaccgctgctctaactACACAGCCACACGCCCTGCCTCTCTCGTAGAGGGGAAGTTATGTCAGTGCAGTAGGTAGGGCACTTACACTggtgggagcaaggctgtagagcaggggtaggcagcctatggcacgggtgccgaaggcggcacgcgagctgattttcagtggcactcacactgcccgggtcctggccaccagtctggggggggctctgcattttaatttaatatgaaccttcttaagcattttaaaaaccttatttactttacattcaacaataaTTTAGTTCCATATTAGACATAgcaagagacctaaaaacgttaaaatgtgttactggcaggCGAAACcctaaatcagagtgaataaatgaagactcggcacagcacgtctgaaaggctgccgacccctgctgtagtgtGTACACACCAGGCGGCTTTATTATAGCTGGAAGTGCTGGTTGTGGAAGTGATGGCTGGTGGCAGGTCTGTGGCTTTGGAGTGGCTCAACTGGAAGATGAGATCAAAACAGCTCCCTGAAAGGTGGCCCGAGTTCGGTCCTTATTCGCCTGTCTTGGTGTCCAGACGTACCAGAAGAAGAGGCCTCAGGTGAGAACCAGCTGGTTCAGGAATCGCCACTTCATCCAGTCCAGTCTCCTGTCTGTGGAGCACAGAGCAAAAGGGCAGGACACCCAATGGCCAGTTACGAGATCACTCGCCCACAGGGGCAGTTCACTCCCCGAGATAGGGAGCTtaggccctgaagcaggagggtctGGCCCATCTCAGATGCTTTTTGGTCTCACTAGCATAACTGCGAACGCTCTGATTAGCCAGAAAAACATCCGAGCCCGTCAGCATCAACGATGTCCCTTCTCTTCAGGGCTGAGCCttcagccccctgcccagcgccgtGCTAAACCTTTGCACACGTGTGGGGTTTGCTGCAGACCCAGTGCCTCTCCATAGAGCACCGCGAGGAGCTGATGGCTTTTGCTTCCTTCAAATACGCGCACTTGCCTCCCCCTCCGATTTTAAACCTGCGGGGAAGGAGCAAAGAGACTGTCGGTAACaggcagtgggggctgctgggcagagggTTCCCAGTCACGCAGCAGGGTAACAGCACATAGAAACCCACACAGACAGTTGCACCACGTGCCAAGGGAGGTAACCAGGATTACCCCCATAGCACAGATGGGGAAGTGGAGGCACAGAGGTGAAGGGACCTGCCCCAGGCAGCACAGCACTTAGTGACAAAGCTGGGATCAGACCCCAGGTCTCCCAATTCCCCGGcacctgctctagccactaggccatgctggcTCTAAGGGGAGGCTCCTTCAATTGCAAGGTGATTATTCACCTCCACTTTGGTCTGGGGGGGGAAGATAAGAGCAGCCCTGCCATCACGGACCCGTGGTGGCTGGTGAGTGACACGTCTAACCTGTTCCTGACCCCCGGTGGGTAGAATCAGCGCAGCTGTATCGAGATtagctccccccagcagcacataCATGAGTGTTCAGGACAGATGGACACACACGGAAGCAGACAGAGCCAGACGCAGCCACCAGCTTTCCTCCTGCCCTAGGCAGAGTTGGGTCAGCGCCAGGTCCCCCAGCGCCGCAGAGCGTAGCTCAGAGCTGGCCAATGCTGTCATGGGGGAACTAGAGAGCATCAGGAaaggcagagcccagggcagagAAGTCGCCCCAGCACATGGGGAGCTGCTGGCGAGGGTACTGTTTGGAATGGGGTCGGGGAAGGAGACAGACAGCAAGAGCACTGCACAGATGCAGTGTGGCTGGAGATTCACACCTCTCCGGCTGGTGAGGAGGGTTCTGCCTGCCCTGCAAAAGTGGCTAAGACCCACGTCAGGAGACCGGTGCAGAGGGAAccaacccctcccagccccagggcaggagctgagATCTCTGAAGGCAGAAAGGAATCAGCACCATGCAGGACTGGGATCAGAGAGCCCAGATCCCCCATCGCTCCCCTATGCTTCCcacaggaggtgggggcagtcGCAGACATGGGAAGCACGTTGATGTCACTTTGTCATACAAGACGCAGGTTTCCCTTGTCAGCGACAAGTCCTGGCTCAGTAAGAGTCCAGGACGTCAGGTGCCTGTGACCAGATACTCAGGGAGAGGCGAGAACTCACCAGTTGTTGAATTTGGTGCCGTTCACCCATATCCAGGGCTGGAGGTCCTGCTCCCTCTGGAGGCCAAACCAGTGATCACGGTGGCTTCTGTAGCGCAGCATGAAGTCCtttaacaaaagcagcaggaaacTGTTCACGACATGTTTGACGGACCTCCCAGCAAGCTAGGTTTGAAGCTACAGGCCGACAGACAGGGCAGGGGTATCCCCATCCCCCAATCCAGCAAATGTGTCCCATGCAGTGTCTGCCaccagctgcagccagcacacgGCTTGGAAGAGATTATTCTAATGTGACATGATCTGGGGACCCTGtcagagggtgggtgctcagccccccgTGATAATCAGCCCCCCTTACGGAGGGTCTCACTTGGGCTCCCATGTTACGTCAGAAAGAACTGGACACATTGAACAGGTCCCAGCCTAAGAGCCACAGGACGCCGGGAGCTCCAGGAATGAGAAGCCCAGGGgaaagcagcagggctggggctcagggaatCAGTAGGGCAGGGAGCTGCGATAGCTCAGGGAGCTGCGATAGCTCAGgacagagggggtggatggggaggaCATCTCAACGGACAGAGAAcggggggggcggctgggggttCAGAGGAgatggcaggggagctggggaagtggggggggaagggatgggagttCAGAGGAGGCAGCGTGGAGTTCAGAGGAGATGGCGGGGGAGACAGGGAAGCAGTTTCTGACATGGGTTGAGTCTCACGAGTTGCTGCTGAGAGTTTGGAAGCCGGACACCCTCAGAACAGGCGCGCTTCGACCCGCTGAACCACCCAGCCcttcccagcagcccctggggtggagggggcgtggTGCCCAGAGGTCAGCCCTGATTCGCCAAGGCAGgtgtcaggctgcagcctggcagcGTCTCACCATCGGAGGTGGGAGAGGAGCCGAGTTCGGGGTTGGTGCAGAGCCGGCTGTGCCCATGGAAGTGGAATGTCTGCCTGGGACAGGGACGGTTAGATCGGCACCAGGCTGGGACCCATCCCGCCAGCTCCCAACCCACTCCCCAGGGTTGGAGCCCTGGCACCGTTCCAGCACCAACCACCAGGCCGCGCCCGGCCTGTTACTGCTCCACGGACTCACCATGTCCTGCTGGGTGTCAATCGCAGCCAGGGAGGCACCGAGGGAGGAGCAGTTGCTCTGGCTGTTGTTCCAGCTCCCTTCAGCCTCTGAGAAATAGTAGCATTTCCCTTGGAACGTGACCCAGCCATTGGGGCAGGCAGTCTCTCCTAGTACCCCCACATCAGCCACAAGTGGCTTAGATGTTACCACTGGAGGGGAAGAGAGTAACAGGGTGAGTCTATCCctgtccccttccctgccccccaggggagCAGCCCCTCAGGCAAAGAAACCCCCACCACCAGCCTGAGTAGAGCCGAGACCCCACACCAGAGCCAGTGACTCTAGGCCTGAGATAGAtcccaccccccctccctgctgggtaTAGTGGGG
This DNA window, taken from Mauremys reevesii isolate NIE-2019 unplaced genomic scaffold, ASM1616193v1 Contig1, whole genome shotgun sequence, encodes the following:
- the LOC120392518 gene encoding C-type lectin domain family 2 member D-like, whose amino-acid sequence is MGKTADSTEHTPQGEVRLICNGDPETGGEMETQKNPQQEKFLMEVPSRNGDATRERDPGCLAPFKKPIVWRTVAFLVVIIICLVAALAMVTSKPLVADVGVLGETACPNGWVTFQGKCYYFSEAEGSWNNSQSNCSSLGASLAAIDTQQDMDFMLRYRSHRDHWFGLQREQDLQPWIWVNGTKFNNWFKIGGGGKCAYLKEAKAISSSRCSMERHWVCSKPHTCAKV